ATtcaccagggcagagccccagccctggggagaggctgCGTGGGGAGgatggctccaggctggggctgcaccctcctgtcccacccagagcacaggcagcaggtgAGATCCAACAGCATCTGACATGAGAAAGGCACAACAAAAGAGCCGACTTTCAGTTCCTTTGCTTTACGTAAGAGTAAGTTCACATCCTGAccttgggaagctgctggcTCTCAAGAGATTAATTGGCAGTTTCATAACCTTCTAGTTACATATCGCAGACATGCCCCAGCTAAACCACCAGGTATGGGGCCAAAAATGTCCCAGGACTCTGAACCCCAGATTATCTACAAGTGGTCCTTAGCCACAAGGTCACCACTGCCCTGTACAGCCACACATTGGAGTAACCCCTGCTCTGGGGGCCAGGcctctgcacaggctggggctggtaCCAACTGATCTGGGCCCCAAGAAAGGATCCCAGGAATGGACTGCCTGAGGGAGGCATCAGTGGGAACATCCCAGGTATCCAAAAGCCTGAAGTGGGCTGCAGAAGAGTTGGGCAGAAAGGGCTGGTGAGGAATTAAAGCAAAGTCCTTAAAGAGTGTGTGATGGAGCCAAGGTGGGCTGGCCATCTCCTCTTCATTCGGAGGAAACACAAACTGAAGGTAATGAGGAACTATGGACTCCCCCATAACCAGAACAGCATCTGTCACCTCTGGGATGTATCACCCTGGGCTCATTCACTCAAGGACAGGCTCAATGTACCTGCAAAGTGTGcagagagagcccagagcagggaagatgaacaggctgggggagctcacacagggctctgtgcagcccctctgcaggaTGGAAGGTACAGAGACATGGCAGTCATTGGTGCTGGCAATCAGCTGGACTGTGGAAAGTTAAATTTTCAACTTCTCAAATGTAACAGAAGATATTTCATTGTCCCTAGAATAGAATAGGGAagtataaatagaaaataagtaaattcaCATTAtgaaagagtaaaagaaaagcaaataaaagaagtCTCAATGCTGACTGTATTgtcattaataaaaacaaataaataagatgaaaaaaaccagacCTACTGGCATACCTGAGATTGTTCTACTTTATGATTTAGTAAACAACAAACCGCATTAGAATTGCAGTTCATgcagaaagcaataaaaattgtatttagaTTGGGAGTTAAAATTTCAGATGAGTATTTGGTAAACAGGCTATGAGCTTTAGTGTACCATCTAAAGGGCACTAGCTTTAAGGTGACTTTGGGAAGTTGTTTCACTTCTGAGActctattttcttcttctacaAAATGGGGTTAACAGCCTGTCctctttaaaaagcactttGCCATCTGGAGATGAAGCCAGCAGTGAGGACTGGCGTCTAGAGTTAGGCACTTCTTGGAGCAGGGCTACATGGCTTTGGAGATTTTTCTTGCAACTTTTTCTCAATATTAATTTTGAGATAGATGAAGGTTCCAAAGTGAGTTTGGCTGCAATTGCTCAAAGCAATGACAAAGTGTTGTCCAATGGGTTCTTTAagactcatttttttcctgccactgCTTTTACATCTGATCTTGGTTTTCTTGATCTTTGTTTCTGAACAAGGACAGCTTTCAGAAACACAGCTGAGAAGGTGGCAAAGACAGGTTTGTGCCTTCAGGCACTGCTGGTGAAATCAAAGGAAGAtcttcctgtgctcagcacacagagctgtatGCCAAGGGAATACTTTGTGTGGCAACCTGAGCCTGGGGCCCTCCAAAAGCCCCAGCTGGAAGATCACATGGAAAAGTGAATTCTGTATCCCCCAGTCACGTGGGGATCAAAACCCAGCTCAGGCCCCAAACAGCCCTTCAGGAGATAAATGCtctctgataatttttttaaacccaccataaaagcaaaaatatctattatatatatatatatatatagtttgGTTCCTCAATTCAAGAAAATCCCAGGAACGTGAACTCAAAAGAGCTTTAACCAGCTGGTATTGATCCCCATGCTTCTGCTCCTGTCTCATCCCATAAGAGCAGTGTACAGCTGCAGCCAGATCAGAGGCTCTGCTAAGCAAAGGAGGTTCCTGAATGATGTGAAGAATCACACAAACTGCCTTTCATAACTTTAAATTTGCTGTAGGGCATCATGTTGGAAGTTAATGTATGAACTTCTATTGTACATCTTAAGCATTATAAAACCAGCTGATTACACAACCCCATCCTGGTAGTCGCACGTGTCTTCAAACATTCCTGCCACCCCTCACATGCATCCCAGATTAGGTAATCTCAGTTTTGTAATTAGTCTCTCACATGGAGACAAGACCTCCCCTCCTGATGCCTGGTCAACCTGCAGCCTTTAAAAAGCACCTCAAAGGCACCAATTGATGGGAGATCTCTGGGTAGGGAGATTTCACCTTCTGGAAGCATGCTGGTGACAGAGGAGGCGTGTGCTGCAGCAGTCCCAGGAGCCACCATGCCCCAGGAGCCCCGGCAGACAGATTTCCAGCTGGTAAGAGTCAAGAGCACGTGGAGCCGCATCAAGAAAGGAGAAGCCCTCTCCAACGAGGAGGCTGAGGTCACCCTCTCTGAGGCAACAATGTGAGTATATGAAGGAGCCTGTGTTGCTCTGGCCAGCCAAACTGGGCAGTCTTCTTGGTGGGATGGAAAAACCGTCTTGGGTGCCATAGTGGCTTCAACCCACAAtgacagaatgacagaatagttcaggctggaagggatctttgAAGGTCATCTAATCCAAACCCCTgagatgggcagggacaccttccactcgaccagggtgctccaagccccatccaacctgacctaGTGTACAAACCTGGGAACATGTCTTGGGAACATGAGCAGTATGGCAGTACAGGTGGTTGCAGCGCTCCTTGACACAGCTCAGAGTTACAGAGGGAATTTTATCAacagtttctccttttttgtagacaggaattttctttaaacttcTGAAAAGCTTACGCAGGGACATCTGTGTGCTGCACTTGGGctcattttctccatttctgtgaaaattcaATCTGTGTGTGCGCAAAATCTCACGCCAAGGCATGGGAGACAGATGGGTTTATAGAGGTGGTTGCAGACAAATGAAATGGGTAGGTGGGAAAAATAAACTGTTACTGACAGGAGCAAAACCCTTAACACATCCCTCAAACTGCAGAAGTCACCTAATGCTGCTTCAGATAGagcaaaaacaaaactttcCCCCAGGGATACACACAGCTCTTTGCTGACAGTACATCTCTCCAGCTAATTATCTTTTAATTACAGCATACTCCTTTTCACAAGCACATGGAGCTCCATTCATGATCCAgatctttttttaatacagttcTCTTCTGCATGTCAGAAGTTTTCCAGCCTTTGTCATGCTCAGATTCTAATGGCACAAATCTAACCCTTTTCTCAGCCAGGTCAGAGGGACCTTCGCCAGTGCTGGCAGTGACTGCACATGAGCATcacccaggcagagctgcagcaggtaGAGCAGGACTTTGACAGACCCAAAAACAGCCTGATGGACCTCAGTCATAGAAGGATGAACCTAGGGACCAAGAACACTCAGAAAAATCCTCAGTTGATATATGCTCCCACAAGGGCATGTCCTGCCCCAAATTGCCCGTGATTTTCATAGAGCAGAGGGGTTGCAATGGGTACTGATTGTATCATCCAGCACCCAAAGCTGATTCCACCAAATAATATTCCAAACCATCCTGTCTCTTAGAAGAGTCACACACCAGAGATGAATGTACATGGAGTTAAGTACAGCTATAAGATGGTGCATTGAAATGTACACAACAATGCTTTTTCTGATACCATATTTAAAAAGCCCGGAAGAAATTTTCTGGAAGGTGTAAATCCTCACTGGCTTTCTTTAACAGCTATGGAGTTTAAGGGATTAGAGATTTTAAGAGTTTAAAACTTAGAGACAATTTGgtaaagaaagcagagaagcatCTATTTTGACCTCCACGTGAATGTTCAGGCATGCGAAAAGAAATCAGGCATGTAGGGAAACATGATTATCCAACTAATATCACAGAAACTCGTTTTTCACCAAAATGCAGCTCAAAAAACAGTCTTATATAAAATTCATGTTCCTATTTCcttctgcctgtttttttttcttttttgattcccaacttattttttccctggtttGCCCATCCCACAGAAGGAAGGAATTGTAGGgctgtgtttttcatttgtttagaTAGATAACtaattttggcttttatttacCCTTGAAAACTCAAGTGTGGAAATGTTTCCCAACACCCAAatcattttctttccctctccaggAACACTTCTTATTCCATCACACCTATTTCGAGGTAGAGCTCTGCTAGTTCAGTTAAGGCATTGTAGAAACACTGGTCTGAATGGAGATGTGTGGCTGTGTATAGATAGACAGGAATAAATTTACTCCTACCAACCAGATACATCATCAGAGGATGATTCTTCCATGAATGTAGAAAATTTTGGAAACCTCTTCTCTTCCCCATTCCCTTTCTGAAAGCTGAGTTGATTGGGCTGGCTTATTCTTTATGGGTTTTCAACttctaaatgaaaaacatgTCCCAGCCCTTCCAGACCGTATCTTTTTAATGCTGTGTAGGAATTCAGACATTTAACTCTTCACTTAGACCTTGGAGAGCTTCTCCATGAATAAAATTGCTGAGCCCTGACACCCATGGGGTGTcccaccctcacagccccaTGTTTCTGCAGTGCATGAGCAGGAGACTCCACATTCTTTATCTCCCAGCAATATCCTTAAACTAGTTCAGACATGCAAAGATCAAGCTAAGAATATAATGATTTCAAGCCATGTTTTCTGATCCTTGCCAGAGGTGAGTGCATCTCCGAAGGTGGGATTTCCTGGATCATTGAAGCCCCCATCTATTTTTGCTACAAAGTGGTAGAAACGTACAACATCCTGGAGCCCTCTAACACCACTCTGCTCTGGGGTCACATCACTGACCCCCAGCAAATAGAGCTGGCCACGGCCAGCAAGAGGAAACTGAGGCGCTTCATCGTCATAGACGAAGTTGTCGACAAACTTTACGGCTCCAAAGTCAGAGAATACTTTGAAGAGAACAACGTCCAGCACAAAATCCTTGCCCTGCCGACCACTGAGGAAACAAAATCCATGGACTTGGTGTTGAACATCTTGCACGAGGTCCAGAGCTTCAGCCTGGACCGGCGCACGGAGCCCATCATCGCCATCGGCGGGGGCGTGTGCCTGGACATCGTTGGCCTCGCCGCGTCACTCTACAGGAGACGCACTCCCTACATTCGAGTCCCCACCACCCTCCTCTCCTACGTGGATGCCAGCGTGGGGGCCAAGAATGGGGTGAACTTTCTGCAGTGTAAGAACAAGCTCGGGGGCTACACCCCCCCCGTGGCAAGTTTCCTGGACAGGTCCTTCCTCCAGAGCATCCCTCGGCGACACATCTCCAACGGCCTCGGGGAAATTTTAAAGGTATGaacttctgcagctgcagttttcaaaattgaaaagtcatacaatggtttgggttggaagcgACCTTTGGAGGTCACCAAATCCAATCCCCCTGTGATGAGCAAGGATACCTTTCACTAggtcaggttgctcaaagccccatccaacatgTTCTTGAGTATTTCCAGGAATGGGCCATCTACCAGTCCCTGGAAAAATCATTCCAGGGTTTCATTACCCCTGttgtaaaaaatttcttcctcacAATTAGCCTGAATATatcttctttcagtttaaaccACTATCTCTGTTCTAAAACAACAGACCCTACTAAAAATCTGTCCTCATCTTTCTTGCCCCTTTTAAGTACTGGAAAGTAAAATGTCCAGCAGCATCCATGGCACTGTATAAACAACTCAGAGGAATCAAGGTGGGCCATCAAGGGTGCATGAGGAATTTAACTCTCATGGAGTCTATATATAGTTTTTTTACAGCTGCTAAATTTGTTAGAACATCCCTTATACTCAGTGTCCAGTACTAACCCTGCAGAGGAAACTTCAAAACTCACAaccagaaacagcaaaaactCACAGGAGACACGGCAAAACCAGGGAAGAAAAGCCTCAACTTTCTGTTGAGGCTGATCTGTAGCACTCTGTAATGAACTCCTGGCAGAGAATCTGAGGCTCATTATGCTGGGGATTAATAATCTGCAAGATCATTTGCACCTACCTCAGTGGGTATGTCGAGGGTGGTCAATCAATCTCCTGCGAGGCAAATTCTACTTCTAAAATTACCTGGAAAGTACTCAGCAAATGGCTTTATGTCTGGAGAGCTTTGGAAACTTTTGATAAAGCGGAGTTCAAGCTATTAAAGTGTATTAGAGATGAGTTCATCAACAGcaattttctgtgcttgcaCAGTGAGAAATCCCCAGGATATCTGGAGGTTTCTGGCAGGCACTGTGAAACCCTCAGGTCACCATTCCCCACTGCAGGGGTGAGGCTAATGCATGAgtcagagagggaaaagataTGTGCTTCTAACAAGAACATCACTTCTAAACCCTCATATTCTCTATACTGCAGTGTTTTCCCTCCTTCCATTGCTCAAAGAGCAACTCCAAGGTGGTGGCCCCCACCACCCAgtccctgtcctggggatggCCACCATCCAGTCCCAAGATTCCTTCCAGGCACACAAATAATCAAAGCTCATTAGAAACCACCTGCTGGGCCATGGGAGCATGTAGCAAGTCCCCAGCAcgggcagagctgcccagcagcaggggagctGGTGTATAACATGTTAATTCAGTCCAACCCACTGAAACACTCAAGTTTCCAACAGCACATACAAGTATCAGACAATTATCCTTAATTATCTCTTCTTTGTCCCAGATGGCCCTCATGAAACACAAAGGGCTGTTTGACCTGCTCAAGAACCATGGAAAATACCTACTGGACACCAAGTTCCAGTCTTGCAACAGCTTTGCTCACCATGGGGATGCTGCACTGCAGACTACCAGGATTGCCATTGAAACCATGCTGGAAGAGCTGGCTCCCAACCTCTGGGAGGATGACCTGGACAGACTGGTTGATTTTGGACACCTTATTagcccagagctggaaatgGTGAGTGACAGACTTTATATTGCAATATCCCcttcaaagacaaaataaaaaaaatcaataggcTTCATGAAAACCTTGTGAAAAGGAGTTGAAACTCCAGATTTGCACATGCTAGGTCACCCAACACACCAGCCTGGTGTCAAAGGGATTCCTTCTCCTGCTTCATTTCCCCCACACCTCTACCCATTTCTAATTCAGACCTCGATCCAGTTGTTGCTTCTTACTGGGCACTTACTGAAGCTCAAAGAAAACCAGATTGCAGTGAAGCCACTGGACATCACCAACATGAGCTGTAACAGCAAAAAGGCATGGAGGCCATAGCCTGTATTGCTGGGGAGAAATTTCCACTGAGGAATGAGGGGGAACACTACATCTTATCCAATATCCAGAGTCCATCCCTCCATCTCATGGTGCTCTGTCAGTGATTTAGATGGAAGGAGAATTAGATCCTAGATCCCTATGGGAGATTTTAGCTGCAATTAATCACGCGCAAAATGCATCATCCTAGCAACCCATAAATCACAAGATGCCAACATCCAGCAACCGCAGCGAGTCAAATGTCGATTTGCAGGGACACTTTAAGCAATAAACCCCACTCATTTCCTATCTGCCACACCAAACCTGTTGAGCCACCCACCTTTGCTGTGCCGCAGAGAGTTTTGCCGTCGCTGATGCACGGGGAAGCCGTGAACATCGACATGGCCTTCATGACGTACGTGGCCCACGCGCGCGGGCTGCTGGCCGCCGAGGACAAGGAGCAGATCCTGCAGTGCATGCGGGGCCTGGAGCTGCCAGTCTGGCACAGCGGCTGCAGCTGGGCCCTCATCCAGAGAGCCCTGCGGGAGCGCCTCAAGCACAGCGGGGGACAGCTGCGGATGCCCCTGCCCACAGGCCTCGGCGTGGCAGGTACGGCCTGAGGGGCCCCGGGGAGCCCTGAGGGGACACTTGGCCCTCTGAGGGGACACTTCACCAATTCATTTTGCAAAGTGAAATGCACTGCTCTGGCCGCCGGCCTTGGCGTGGCCGGTACGATCTGAGGGACCCCGGGGAGCCTCCTGAGGGGACACTTGGTGGGCAGTGACAGCCTGGGAAATGCGCTCTGTGTTTGCAGTTGAGCATTTGGTGGGCAGCGACAGCCTGGGAAATGTGCTCTGCGTTTTGCAGTTATGCATTTCTTGCACTTTTTCACAGCTCAGTAAACCCATCGAGAGACAGGTTCCCTCCTGTGTACAAGCCCCAGAACTCTCTTAAGGACTGATGTCTAATTAATTGCATTATGATTAACTAATTCATTTTGCAAAGGGAAATGCAGTGCTCTGGCAGAAAACCCAgcaaggggaaaagagaaaaacagttcTTCTGCtatacttgaaaatattttttaaatatccttggcaaaaggaattaaatttttACTGTGCCTAGAAATAATATTTGCAAACTAAATAATATCTGTTTAATATCAGGGATGAAATGCTcataagatttaaaaataaaagctaaccAACCCCTAACACAGAAACAATAAATGGTACCAGGTTGTGATCTCTGccatctctttccttttcacacCAATTCCAGGAAGCTCAGTCTCCACACACAAGACACAAGGCTCTCACAAACTGGGGTGACAGCCACAGTCAGTGggtgcaggcaggaaaagctcCACTGGATGTCCTATTATTTTCTACTACTATTTACTACAACTCTTATTTTCCAGACATATTCAATGACACGAGTGAAGAGACCCTGGAAAGAGCATACGAGCTGTGGGTCAAGGACTGCAAGATGGGGCTGGAGGAAGAGCTGCAAGCCCAAGGTGACAATCCTGCCCCAAGCCTGAGCTGTTTGCCACTGTAAGGCAGTGGGCAGAACTGAATTTTAAACAAGATAAATCCAGAAGCACCTGTGACACTCCATACACTCCAGAGCTGCGTGGAATAAGCAGAATATTGGCATCTATTGTGATTTGCCTTTTTCAATTGCTTTGTTTGAAAGGGAATCTATTATTGCTGAAGGAGTGATTGCTCACAAGTGAAACCACAGAATACCAGTAGTGTAGTTCATAGCAAATGGTCTTCTTTCAGGGAAAGTGACCAGGATTATTCATTATTTAGTTAACCCAAGCTGGTAACAGCCATGGCCTTTGCCACTGGTGTCCCACCATTGCTTGTGCTTGGACCCCTGACACAAGCAGGTGTAGCTGACTTATGGTATGGAACCACGCAAAATTTCTATgctatataaaatatttcaagtagGTTATCACCTTTACTCgtcattcttttcttcttggtgttcttcttgttttctcaaattcaaaagagcaaaacaaagaagCTCATGTGCCAGTCCTTGCACCCAGTCTAAGGGAATAACACAGTCTGTTTAGAGGCACCATCACAAGTCACAGATCAGTAAATATTGCTGCTGTGAACCACATGGGAACTGTCTCCTGGCAGTATCACAGCCTTTTGTCTTGAGACTCTCAGATACTGAGGACATGCTGGCAAGTCTCCTCTTGCTGCCCAAGTGTTTGTGGTGGTTTCACTTTGTAACCCCTGAGAGTCACTGCTGTGACAAAGAGGGCACAGTTTGCAGCATTGCTGCCCAAAACCAAAGTTTGGCTCCTGGCAATACTGCAGAAccccctggtgtccccacaTCTGCCACAGGTCTCCTCCTACCTGCCAGACCCTGGCTCCTTTCCCATCTCAGCCTTTTCTGGTTAGAtaaggcagcagggaaagccaaGAGACATTAGAGGACTCCAAGCAAGTTCATCTTCTTCAAGCAGCTTCAGTGTTGTGTCTCAGGATCCTGGCAGACTCTGAGCAGATTATATAATGGATGCTGATGGtggaaaatgtaaaagcaaTGCCATCCTTCTCCCTGGAGATCCAATCAAAGGAATTGCAATCAACAAACAGCCTTTGAATTATTTACaacattatttgttttttcccctggtgtTTTTGTCCCACACCGGTTTGTGCTGATGTGCTGGCTTCTGTTTTgctgaaataataaaagctACTAAAATTGAAAAACTTTGGAACTAATGATTGCATTTCTGCCCACAGTGTGTGCCTGAATACTTTTGCACGAACCTGAAAGACACAGACTGGAGAAGAGTGGCATAGAGGTGACATATAAATCCCTTTTCCTCttgagcctggagaagaggtgGTTAAAACGACACagaaagccctgctcagccttcTCCAGAGCAGGGCATCTCTCCAGTTTCAGGACAGGGTTTCACACAGATGGTACCAGCTTACCAAGGAGCTTTAGAGCACATCCTCAGAGCCAcaacttcttaaaaataaacccataaTTTCTAGAGTTAAATAAGCTGGGGCTGAGGATATCAGTGAACTTGTCTCCTTTTTCCAGACCATCAAACATAAGCTCATTCAGTGTGTTTTTGACAGCAGCCACTGTGTGGGTAGAGCATCCCTGCTTCTCTCAGGGATCCACCAGCTTTGCTAGGACAGAGACAGTGCAACAAGAGAGCAGGTGAGGGCCCGTGAGTGCCTGAAGGAAGGAgccagaggatggagcaggctctgctcagtggtgcccagcaacaggacaagaggacacaagcagaaactgatgcagagaaagttccacctgaacttgaggaagaacttctctgctgtgcagtgactgtgcactggaacagactgtccagagaaggtgtggagtgtccctgcctggggatATTCCAGAACTGTCTGGGCACAGTCTGGGATGACCCTGATCAAGCAgagaggttggaccagatgacccactggggtctcttccaacctgaaATATTCCATGACCCCAACTTTTTGGGAGCATGAGAGAGCCTCAGGGACAGCAGACTGAGGGGCAAAGGTGCTGAGAGCCATTTAATGTTGTGCTTACAATGATCACCTGGGCACACTCACaaattctcctcctcctctccagcagctgtgtgggcCATTTTTCCCACCAGATAACCTAGAAATGAATGAAGCACAGGATTATCACCTGCCCAAGTCAGTGTCCTGCAGCACACTGTCCTGCTCCCATCTACCTCTGTGGAGGAGGTACAATACAAACATCAACTTGAGTTATTTTAAATGTCCTGGGAGAGACTTTCAGGAGTCCAGAGGCATTTTGAACTTCATTTCCAGGGAAAGCCAAGGTGCAGCTTAGCAGGGCCATGGTGAACTGAACTAAAGAGTCATAAAAGCACATTAAAAGCTCAGCATGCAGGGCCAATGTGTTATTGGTTACAGTGACCTGGCTGTGGGTCACCTCCCAGCCATTCCCCCACATTGGCTTTGCCTCTGCCTTTAGAAGACAGTGGTTGTGTCTGTGACAACATATCCAAGGAGCTGAGGCACAATTAGGACTGAAAAGTGAACacatgattattattattttttaccCTCCCTTCTGCTGTGGGTGACAGAACACAATCAGCCCCTGACGTGCTTGGTTGCTTGGTAGCAGACAGgcacatttttaattatatattaaaatatgctAAAGAACATAAAACGGCTGCGTGACTAATATGTGTGTATCAAGAAAGGCACATGACAGCAGCAAAATTGCTTCAGTGTCTGATAAAAAGTGCCTTTTCCAGGCTTGTCATCATAAGATCAAGGGAAAAGGGTGGAAAGTATTATTAACAAAAcagtgactttttaa
The window above is part of the Serinus canaria isolate serCan28SL12 chromosome 12, serCan2020, whole genome shotgun sequence genome. Proteins encoded here:
- the LOC103817203 gene encoding 2-epi-5-epi-valiolone synthase-like, which translates into the protein MLVTEEACAAAVPGATMPQEPRQTDFQLVRVKSTWSRIKKGEALSNEEAEVTLSEATIGECISEGGISWIIEAPIYFCYKVVETYNILEPSNTTLLWGHITDPQQIELATASKRKLRRFIVIDEVVDKLYGSKVREYFEENNVQHKILALPTTEETKSMDLVLNILHEVQSFSLDRRTEPIIAIGGGVCLDIVGLAASLYRRRTPYIRVPTTLLSYVDASVGAKNGVNFLQCKNKLGGYTPPVASFLDRSFLQSIPRRHISNGLGEILKMALMKHKGLFDLLKNHGKYLLDTKFQSCNSFAHHGDAALQTTRIAIETMLEELAPNLWEDDLDRLVDFGHLISPELEMRVLPSLMHGEAVNIDMAFMTYVAHARGLLAAEDKEQILQCMRGLELPVWHSGCSWALIQRALRERLKHSGGQLRMPLPTGLGVADIFNDTSEETLERAYELWVKDCKMGLEEELQAQGDNPAPSLSCLPL